A single region of the Borrelia hermsii DAH genome encodes:
- a CDS encoding sigma-70 family RNA polymerase sigma factor: protein MNIFSNEDLNIYLKSVREHRLITHEEEIELAKQIKLGDLKAKNKMINANLRLVLKIIKRYAGKGLKVEDLIQEGNLGLIRAAEKYDPSKNTKFSTYASFWIKQSLQRALNTKTRLVKVPYRKENLILQINKYLMEEEKSPKKEDIMERFNLTTAQYVKIIPYLEKEYSLDKKLEGSENSTLLNLYEDNSFNPESTLEQNSTLKHLNHILETKLNDKERYIIRKRYNLDNNDKKSTLKDISSELGISSETVRQIEKRVLKKLREELYQ from the coding sequence GTGAATATATTTAGCAATGAAGATTTAAACATATACTTAAAATCCGTAAGAGAACACAGATTGATAACTCACGAAGAAGAAATTGAACTTGCGAAACAAATTAAACTCGGCGATCTGAAAGCCAAAAACAAAATGATAAACGCCAATTTACGTCTTGTCTTAAAAATAATTAAAAGATATGCTGGCAAAGGATTAAAAGTTGAAGACTTAATACAAGAAGGAAATCTAGGTCTAATTAGAGCTGCTGAGAAATACGATCCAAGCAAAAATACCAAATTTTCAACCTACGCTTCATTTTGGATCAAGCAATCGCTTCAAAGAGCATTAAATACCAAAACAAGACTTGTAAAGGTGCCATACAGAAAAGAAAATTTAATACTCCAAATAAATAAATATCTTATGGAAGAAGAAAAATCACCCAAAAAAGAAGATATAATGGAAAGATTCAACTTAACAACTGCTCAATACGTTAAAATCATTCCTTATCTTGAAAAAGAATATTCCCTTGATAAAAAACTTGAAGGTTCAGAAAATTCCACACTCCTAAATCTTTATGAAGACAATTCTTTTAATCCTGAGAGCACTCTTGAACAAAATTCAACATTAAAACATCTAAATCATATATTAGAGACTAAACTAAACGACAAAGAAAGATACATTATAAGAAAAAGATATAACTTAGACAACAATGATAAAAAAAGCACTTTAAAAGATATTTCTAGTGAACTTGGAATCTCTTCAGAAACCGTAAGACAAATTGAAAAAAGAGTACTTAAAAAACTAAGGGAAGAACTTTATCAATAA
- a CDS encoding rod-binding protein, producing MINKINLQGLKIKNQIKQAKTLKDKVEKTNQYQNDKKLYEAALEFEAIFVNQMLKSMRNSLKKENNLINGGQTEELFEDMLYLERSKQIAKSKSFRLADLIYNQIAKVNNFRK from the coding sequence ATGATAAACAAAATTAATCTACAAGGTTTAAAAATAAAAAATCAAATAAAACAGGCAAAAACCCTAAAAGACAAAGTAGAGAAAACAAATCAATATCAAAATGATAAAAAACTTTATGAAGCTGCACTAGAATTTGAGGCAATATTTGTAAATCAAATGCTTAAGAGCATGAGGAATTCTTTAAAAAAAGAAAACAATCTAATTAATGGGGGTCAAACAGAAGAACTTTTCGAAGATATGCTCTATTTAGAGAGATCAAAACAAATAGCTAAATCCAAAAGTTTTAGGCTTGCTGATTTAATCTACAACCAAATAGCAAAAGTAAATAACTTTAGAAAATAA
- a CDS encoding flagellar basal body P-ring protein FlgI, with amino-acid sequence MKKLIILAILNLKIVLSAFAQENQPSKNFSKENNTISQISEQIKLKNIAEIRSTDSYTLTGIGIVAGLTDKGDSLRGKEILNKALNQIGINEIDLTNIGSKNIALVSATITINGNMIKGANQNVYIASMLDSKDLTNGILLRTELKDKEGKVLATASGPIITNYKSKGTGYILNGATIHENKDYTHYNIILKKADYTLADSISKNLTSKNIKNNIKSGNIIAIEINEIGLLSEIEKIEIETMPKVLISEQNKIIIASTNAEIGPLILSIERDDKNLLNNKNNEKIKIKIQKMKLNEFISKNSDMFSNEELIKIIKAAKKINKLHGELILEE; translated from the coding sequence ATGAAAAAATTGATAATTCTAGCCATATTAAACTTAAAGATAGTCCTAAGTGCGTTCGCACAAGAAAATCAACCTTCAAAAAATTTTTCCAAGGAGAATAACACTATAAGTCAAATAAGTGAACAAATAAAGTTAAAAAATATCGCTGAAATAAGATCTACTGATTCATATACATTAACAGGAATTGGAATAGTGGCAGGACTTACTGATAAAGGAGATTCTCTAAGGGGAAAAGAAATTTTAAATAAAGCTTTAAACCAAATCGGCATCAATGAAATAGATCTAACAAATATAGGAAGCAAAAATATCGCATTAGTAAGCGCAACAATCACAATAAATGGGAACATGATTAAAGGTGCAAATCAAAATGTTTACATAGCATCTATGCTAGATTCAAAAGACTTAACAAATGGTATTCTTTTAAGAACAGAATTGAAAGACAAAGAAGGAAAAGTACTAGCAACAGCATCAGGCCCAATAATAACTAACTACAAATCAAAAGGTACAGGATACATATTAAACGGAGCAACAATACATGAGAATAAAGACTACACGCATTACAATATAATTCTTAAAAAGGCGGATTACACATTAGCAGATTCAATAAGTAAAAATTTAACAAGCAAGAATATAAAAAATAATATAAAATCAGGAAATATCATAGCAATCGAGATCAACGAAATTGGCTTGCTAAGCGAAATTGAAAAAATAGAAATAGAAACTATGCCTAAAGTTCTAATAAGTGAACAAAACAAAATCATTATAGCAAGTACAAATGCAGAAATAGGGCCCCTTATACTTTCAATTGAAAGAGATGATAAAAACTTACTTAACAATAAAAATAATGAAAAGATAAAAATAAAAATACAAAAGATGAAACTAAATGAATTTATATCAAAAAATTCAGATATGTTTAGCAATGAAGAATTAATAAAAATAATTAAGGCAGCTAAAAAAATTAATAAATTACATGGAGAATTAATCCTGGAGGAATAA